Below is a window of Desmonostoc muscorum LEGE 12446 DNA.
GCACTAGACCCAGAACTCAAGCGACATGAAGCGACCATTATGGCTGCTGCTATTTTGCAAGGGCTGCCCCAACTATTTGAGAATAATCCGGCGATTATTTCGGCTGTTAAAAGCGAGTGCCTTGCATTCAGATCCAATCGTTCATCCAAATAAAAAACCCCAGCTAAGGACAACTGGAGCAAAGAAAAATATGAAAAATTACTTTCCAAGAAAGATTAAGGAATCACTTCTTGATGTCAATAATTCTAACATTGATTGGAGGGTAGAACAATGACTTTATCTACTCCTCAAACAGTTGATACTATCGCATCTCACCACTGGGAAGAATGGCAGCTAAGTGGTGTGTCGTCAAAAATAATACAACGGAACGTGCGAACCTTATATGACTCTAGAGAAGTCGATAAAGTTCTGAATCGCAATACAAAATCCAGACAAAAACACTCTGAGCATTTAGTACCTTGTTGGATGGTTTCAGGAGTAAATCCACTGACAGGAGAAAACACATTAGAAGGCGTACAAGTAAAGCCAGATGTCTCCCCATTAGGTAAAGATGGAAAAGTAAACAAGTATTTGGGAGCCGTTGGTTATGGTGCTTCTCCCTTATTCTTGGACACAGGGGTAGAGTATTTCTGGCAACAAGTCCTCGCAGATAAATCAATTCCCATAATCATTACCGAAGGAGCCAAGAAAGCAGGTACGGGTTTAACCATCGGTATCCCAACCATATCTATACCTGGTGTATCGACTTGTCGAAAGATGGGCAGACTTCATTCATGGATAGAAGCCTTCGCTGGATTTGGAAGAACTTTTTACCTATGTTTTGACGCTGACATATTGCATAAACGTCCTGTTCAGCAATCCTTAATCAACATAGCGAGAGATTTAACCGCAACTGGTTCAAAAGTTATGGTAATTAAATTACCATCAATTGAACTCAAAGGCATGGATGACTTTATTGCTGCTAAGGGAGAAGAAGCTTTTAAGCAACTAATAGAAGATGCCCCAACCATTGAAGAGTGGAAGAAGGATTTAGAGGAGCAACGTAAAAATGATACAGAATATGATGACGAAGAACGCACATCAAAAGTTTATCGTGCCTACAAAATCATCAAAGATGGATGGGGCGATAATCTCCGGTTGAACCAACTAAAAAACATCATTGAATTGAACGACCAAAAAGTAAACTTGAACCGATTACGGCTATACCTATCGATAGAGTTTGACATGGATGTACAAATAGGAGATGGACAGGCAATTATTGAGGAAATTGCATCTCGAAACGCCTATCATCCAGTAGTGGAATACTTAGATGAAGTTGCGGCTAGATACAGCACAGTTGACACTTCAATTCTTGACACTCTGGCAACTAAATACTTTGGTACTAACGACCCACTTCATAACATTTACTTAAAAAAAATGCTGATATCAGCCGTAGCTCGCGCCCGTCGTCCTGGGTGTAAAGTTGATACCGCTTTGATATTGGTAGGGGAACAAGGAATAAACAAATCCAGCTTTTGGCGGGAACTGTTCGGGCGGGACTGGTTCACAGACGAACTCAGCGACGCGAACGAGAGAGACGAGCTAATGAAACTGCATCAGTTTTGGGGTTTAGAAATCCCAGAAATTGAGCACATGTATAAGAGAAAGGACATCAGCAGCATCAAAAAATTCATGTCTTCCAGCGTTGATGCTTTCCGCGCTCCCTATGCCCGCGAGGTAAAAGAGCATCCCCGCGCCTGTGTTTTGGTTGGAACGAGTAACGAAACGGAACTTCTCAACGACCCGACAGGCAACCGACGATTTTGGATTATCCCTGTAATAGACGACATCCCAATTGATATTGAGCAGTTAGTCCGAGAACGCGATTTAATTTGGGCAGCTGCTGATGCCCTTTACGAGAAAGGGCATCAGTGGTGGTTATCGCCAGCCGAGTCGAAAGTCCACAACGAAGCCAGCAAAGACTTCCAATCCGTTGACCCCTGGACAGACACAGTATTGGCTTACGCTCGGCACCAAGGAGAGACAACCACCTCTGAAATTTTGAGAATTGCGCTAGGAATTGAACTTGGCAGACAGGAGATGATATACACCAAAAGAGTTTCAGCTATTCTCCGGTCGAACGGCTGGGAACAGTACAGACAAAAAATCGGCAACAGCCGCCCCTGGGCCTGGCGGCTGAAGTCATCACCAGAAAATCAAAAAAGTTTGGGTAACAAGGCGGATCAAGGCGGATCACCCGGATCACTTTCCCCGAATTTAGAACTTGACACTGAATTAGAAAATCAAAAAAGTTTGGGTAACAAGGCGGATCAAGGCAGATCACCCGGATCACTTTCCCAAAATTCACAAAGTGATCCGCCTTGTGATCCGGCAAGGCGGATCACACCTCAACCCTTACATAATGAGACTTTCGAGCTAATTAATCCGCCCGTGATCCGCCTTGATCCGCCTACTTTACCAAACTTTTCTGAAAATAATTTTGTTGCACAAGCGCAAATAACAGCGACATCCACAGAGCCAACAGGAGATAGCAGCGCTGTCACCCGACCCGCCAAGTGCCGTTATTACCAGATAGTTGAAGCCAAGCCAACAATCTTTAAAATCGAAACAGATTTTGGAACGGTCAGCGTCAGCGCTGAACCCTATCACCGCCTTGGAACAGGGGAGAGTAAAATCTGGTTTGAATTTCAAACCCCGGATGGGCAGATATTAACCAAGAGTATCAAGGCAGATCCAGATAAAAAGCTCTATCCCCGTTTAGCGAAAGAATGCAGTGTTGTTAGGCAGTGGCAGGAGAAAACAAGAAAACATTTTGCCTCTAAAATCGAAAATCCAGGCTGCAAGTTCAAAGTACGCATTCTTGGAAATGATGACTATGAGTGGGTTGAGGATTGCATTCTCAAAACCGTGCCCAATTACCCAATCGCCACCCATTTTATATTCAAGACACCGAACAACACGGTCATCACCTCTCAGCTTGGAGAGTTTGAGGAGATGTAGGCAATAAAAACGCGATCGCCTTTTCGGTGCGGTGGGGCGATCGCGGTTGCAAGTAGTT
It encodes the following:
- a CDS encoding VapE domain-containing protein; this translates as MTLSTPQTVDTIASHHWEEWQLSGVSSKIIQRNVRTLYDSREVDKVLNRNTKSRQKHSEHLVPCWMVSGVNPLTGENTLEGVQVKPDVSPLGKDGKVNKYLGAVGYGASPLFLDTGVEYFWQQVLADKSIPIIITEGAKKAGTGLTIGIPTISIPGVSTCRKMGRLHSWIEAFAGFGRTFYLCFDADILHKRPVQQSLINIARDLTATGSKVMVIKLPSIELKGMDDFIAAKGEEAFKQLIEDAPTIEEWKKDLEEQRKNDTEYDDEERTSKVYRAYKIIKDGWGDNLRLNQLKNIIELNDQKVNLNRLRLYLSIEFDMDVQIGDGQAIIEEIASRNAYHPVVEYLDEVAARYSTVDTSILDTLATKYFGTNDPLHNIYLKKMLISAVARARRPGCKVDTALILVGEQGINKSSFWRELFGRDWFTDELSDANERDELMKLHQFWGLEIPEIEHMYKRKDISSIKKFMSSSVDAFRAPYAREVKEHPRACVLVGTSNETELLNDPTGNRRFWIIPVIDDIPIDIEQLVRERDLIWAAADALYEKGHQWWLSPAESKVHNEASKDFQSVDPWTDTVLAYARHQGETTTSEILRIALGIELGRQEMIYTKRVSAILRSNGWEQYRQKIGNSRPWAWRLKSSPENQKSLGNKADQGGSPGSLSPNLELDTELENQKSLGNKADQGRSPGSLSQNSQSDPPCDPARRITPQPLHNETFELINPPVIRLDPPTLPNFSENNFVAQAQITATSTEPTGDSSAVTRPAKCRYYQIVEAKPTIFKIETDFGTVSVSAEPYHRLGTGESKIWFEFQTPDGQILTKSIKADPDKKLYPRLAKECSVVRQWQEKTRKHFASKIENPGCKFKVRILGNDDYEWVEDCILKTVPNYPIATHFIFKTPNNTVITSQLGEFEEM